In Scyliorhinus canicula unplaced genomic scaffold, sScyCan1.1, whole genome shotgun sequence, the following are encoded in one genomic region:
- the LOC119960430 gene encoding gastrula zinc finger protein XlCGF8.2DB-like, with translation MLQLTAGSSKAPSGHASPGPEGRGGEGSPRGEARHECDVCGKTFAYTSSLSRHKSSHGGGAWHECGDCGKGFTYLAKLNTHRRTHDQRRLYQCEDCGKGYLHPSVLEAHRRVHTGERPFTCPVCGKGFAQSSALWSHRRVHSEERPFGCGECGKSFKSAQCLMKHQRVHTGERPFACPLCLKRFVSAGGLLTHQRVHTGERPYPCPACGKRFAHAFSLRTHQRVHTGERPYPCPVCGKRFTQSFSLRTHRRVHTGERPFTCPECGKGFTYSSSLLGHRRTHTGERPFTCSQCGKGFTYLSNLLAHRRTHTGERPFTCPVCGRGFSQASKLLSHQQAHSGQ, from the coding sequence ATGCTTCAGTTAACGGCAGGAAGCTCGAAGGCGCCGTCAGGCCACGCCTCCCCGGgaccggaggggaggggaggggagggcagcccCCGAGGGGAGGCCCGACACGAGTGCGACGTTTGCGGGAAGACCTTCGCCTACACGTCGTCGCTGTCGCGGCACAAGAGCAGCCACGGCGGCGGGGCGTGGCATGAGTGCGGGGACTGCGGGAAAGGCTTCACCTACCTGGCCAAGCTCAACACGCACCGGCGGACGCACGACCAGCGGCGGCTGTACCAGTGCGAGGACTGTGGCAAGGGTTATCTCCACCCCTCGGTGCTGGAGGCACACCGCCGAGTCCACACGGGCGAGCGGCCCTTCACCTGCCCGGTGTGCGGGAAGGGCTTCGCGCAGTCCTCCGCCCTCTGGTCCCACCGGCGTGTCCACAGCGAGGAGCGGCCCTTTGGGTGCGGCGAGTGCGGCAAGAGTTTCAAGAGCGCCCAGTGCCTGATGAAGCACCAGCGGGtacacaccggggagaggcccttCGCCTGCCCGCTCTGCCTCAAGCGTTTCGTCAGTGCCGGGGGACTGCTAACCCACCAGCGGGTCCACACCGGCGAGAGGCCCTACCCCTGCCCCGCCTGCGGGAAGCGGTTCGCCCACGCCTTCAGCCTGCGCACCCACCAGCGGGTCCACACCGGCGAGAGGCCCTACCCCTGCCCCGTCTGCGGCAAGCGCTTCACCCAGTCGTTCAGCCTGCGCACCCACCGGAGGGTCCACACGGGCGAGCGGCCCTTCACCTGCCCCGAGTGCGGCAAGGGCTTCACCTACTCCTCCAGCCTCCTGGGGCACCGGCGCACCCACACGGGCGAGCGGcccttcacctgctcccagtgcggCAAGGGCTTCACCTACCTCTCCAACCTCCTGGCCCACCGGCGCACCCACACGGGAGAGAGGCCCTTCACCTGCCCTGTCTGCGGGAGAGGATTCAGCCAGGCCTCCAAGCTCCTCAGCCACCAGCAAGCCCACAGCGGACAGTAA